ATGCAGCGGGTTTGCCCCGGGGTCGGATTCAGGGCAGGGTGTCGGCTCATGATCGCGCTCACCGCAGCAGAGATCGCCTCAGCAGTCGGCGGCCGCCTCCGCGGCGTCCCCGCCCCTGAGTCGCTGACCGTCACCCACGCGGACACGGATTCCCGCAGCATGCGGGCAGACTCCCTGTTCATCGCCAAGCCCGGCGAGACCACCGACGGCCACCTGTTCATCGACTCGGCGCTCGAGGCCGGAGCCGTCCTCGTGCTCGCCGAGCGTGACACCCAAAGCGGCGCCGGAGACCCTCACCCGGCTGTCATCGTCGATGACGTCGTCACCGCGATGGGCTCGCTGGCCTCGGAGATCGTCCGCCGCATCCGCGCACACTCCGAGACCACCGTCATCGGAATCACCGGCTCGGCCGGGAAGACCACCGCCAAGGACCTGCTGAAGACGCTCCTCGAAGCCGAAGGGCCCACTGCGGCGCCCCAGGGCTCCTACAACGGCGAGGTCGGCGTGCCGCTGACGATCTTCACCGCGGAGCTGGGCACCCGGTACCTCGTGGTGGAGATGGGAGCGGACGCGCCCGGCAATATTGCTCAGCTGTGCGAGATGGTCCGCCCAGACATCGGCGTGGTGCTGATGGTCGGCTCCGCCCATGCCGGCAAGTTCGGAGGCGCGGACAGGATCGCCCGGACCAAGGGTGAGCTCGCCGAATGCGCCTCCGCGCACGTCATCCTCAACGCCGACGACACGCAGGTCGCCGCGATGGCTGAGCGCGCCGCGGCCCCCGTCACATGGTTCGGGGAGTCGCCCGATGCGGAGATCCAGGCGCAGGACGTCATCACCGACGCGGCCGGCCATCCGATCTTCACGCTGGCCCACCACGACTCCGACTCCGCCTCCTCCGAGGGATGGCGGATCACCAGCGGGCTGACCGGCGCCCACCACGTCACCAATCTGCTCGCCGCCGCTGCCGCCGCCCACCGGGCCGGCGCGGACCTGCAGAGCATCGCCGCCGCCCTCGACGGGCTCGGCCCTGCAAGCCGCTGGCGCATGGAGCGCACCGAGCGGGCCGACGGCGTCACCATCATCAACGACGCCTACAACGCCAACCCGGAGTCCATGCGCGAGGCCCTGAAGACGCTCGCGCGCCTGGCCCGGCCCGAGGAGGGTCAGGACCGGCGAGCCGTCGCAGTCCTCGGTGCCATGCTGGAGCTCGGCGCGGAGCACAACATCGCCCACATCCGCACCGGGGAGACCGTGGTCCGGCTGAACATCGACCAGACCCTGGTGGTCGGCGACGACGCCTACCCGCTCTACCGCGGCGCCGTGGCGGAGGGCTCCTGGAACGAGGAGGCCCACTGGGTGCCCACCGCCGAGGAGGCGGAGGCCTGGCTGCGGGAGAACCTGCGCCCCGGGGACATCGTGCTGTTCAAGTCCTCCAACGGCGCAGGCCTTAGACTGCTGGGCGACCGTGTGGCCGGAAGGAAGGATGCCGAGTGATCGCCGTCGTCATCGGTGCCATCCTGGGGCTGCTGCTGACCCTGTTCGGCACGCCCCTCTTCATCCGGTTCCTGGAGGGCCGGGGGTACGGCCAATTCATCCGTGACGACGGGCCCACCAGCCACCACGTCAAGCGGGGCACCCCCACGATGGGCGGTGCGGTGATCATCCTGGCGGTGCTGCTGGCCTACGGGATCTCCCACGGCATCATGCTTCTCTTCGGCGAGCCCAACGCCGGGCCCACCGTCTCCGGTCTGCTCCTGCTGCTGCTGATGGTCGGCATGGGGATGGTCGGGTTCTTCGACGACGCCGCCAAGATCACCAAGAAGCAGTCCCTGGGGCTCGGCCCGTGGTCGAAGATCATCGGCCAGCTGAGCGTGGGCTCCGCCTTCGGCGTGATGGCGCTGCTGTTCCCCGACTCGCAGGGCCGGACCCCGGGCTCCACGATGGTGTCCTTCGCCCGGGAGATCCCCTGGCTGGACTTCGCCGTCTTCGGGACGATCATCGGCGCGATCCTGTTCGTCATCTGGGCGAACCTCATCAACACTGCCGCCACGAACGCGGTGAATCTCACCGACGGGCTGGACGGCCTGGCCGCCGGCGCTGCCGGGATGCTCGCCGCCGCGTATACGATCATGTCGATCTGGCAGTACAACCAGTCCTGCGGCCGGGGCGGCTCGGTGGAGGCCG
The sequence above is drawn from the Nesterenkonia populi genome and encodes:
- a CDS encoding UDP-N-acetylmuramoyl-tripeptide--D-alanyl-D-alanine ligase; this translates as MIALTAAEIASAVGGRLRGVPAPESLTVTHADTDSRSMRADSLFIAKPGETTDGHLFIDSALEAGAVLVLAERDTQSGAGDPHPAVIVDDVVTAMGSLASEIVRRIRAHSETTVIGITGSAGKTTAKDLLKTLLEAEGPTAAPQGSYNGEVGVPLTIFTAELGTRYLVVEMGADAPGNIAQLCEMVRPDIGVVLMVGSAHAGKFGGADRIARTKGELAECASAHVILNADDTQVAAMAERAAAPVTWFGESPDAEIQAQDVITDAAGHPIFTLAHHDSDSASSEGWRITSGLTGAHHVTNLLAAAAAAHRAGADLQSIAAALDGLGPASRWRMERTERADGVTIINDAYNANPESMREALKTLARLARPEEGQDRRAVAVLGAMLELGAEHNIAHIRTGETVVRLNIDQTLVVGDDAYPLYRGAVAEGSWNEEAHWVPTAEEAEAWLRENLRPGDIVLFKSSNGAGLRLLGDRVAGRKDAE
- the mraY gene encoding phospho-N-acetylmuramoyl-pentapeptide-transferase; amino-acid sequence: MIAVVIGAILGLLLTLFGTPLFIRFLEGRGYGQFIRDDGPTSHHVKRGTPTMGGAVIILAVLLAYGISHGIMLLFGEPNAGPTVSGLLLLLLMVGMGMVGFFDDAAKITKKQSLGLGPWSKIIGQLSVGSAFGVMALLFPDSQGRTPGSTMVSFAREIPWLDFAVFGTIIGAILFVIWANLINTAATNAVNLTDGLDGLAAGAAGMLAAAYTIMSIWQYNQSCGRGGSVEAVCYEVRDPMDLAMLAATITGALIGFLWWNTKPAKIFMGDTGSLALGGALAGFAILTHTQLLFVILGGLFVIITCSVILQVGYFKLSGGKRIFKMAPLQHHFELKGWAEETVVVRFWIIAALFVGLGMAIFYGEWVFTQ